In one Sphingomonas sp. S1-29 genomic region, the following are encoded:
- a CDS encoding aldose 1-epimerase family protein, producing the protein MFTIATDQLSAIINPLGAELTHLRDPAGRELMTDADPAFWTGHAPILFPIVGALNGGTYRLGDQHYALPQHGLARKLPFELVSQDAASVTLRLTDTKATRQAYPFAFALDVTHAIAGATLTTTVTVTNRGDADMPASIGFHPAFAWPLPYGHARADHRIVFERDEPGRLSRIVAGGLIGPADRDAPIEARTLALNDDLFAVDALVWESIESQSVRYGAAKGPQLRIDFPDTPMLGIWSRPGAAFVCVEPWHGIADPEGFTGEIWDKPGMMRLAPGETRAVAMAVTLEQDSSPRT; encoded by the coding sequence ATGTTTACAATTGCCACCGATCAGCTCTCCGCAATCATCAACCCGCTTGGCGCCGAACTCACCCACCTGCGCGACCCCGCCGGTCGCGAGCTGATGACCGATGCCGATCCCGCCTTCTGGACCGGCCACGCCCCGATCCTCTTCCCGATCGTCGGCGCGCTGAACGGCGGCACCTACCGCCTCGGCGACCAGCACTACGCGCTGCCCCAGCACGGCCTTGCCCGAAAGCTGCCCTTCGAACTCGTGTCGCAGGACGCAGCAAGCGTCACGCTACGGCTCACCGACACCAAAGCCACCCGCCAGGCCTATCCCTTCGCCTTCGCGCTCGACGTCACCCACGCAATCGCCGGTGCGACGCTGACGACCACAGTGACGGTCACCAACCGCGGCGATGCCGACATGCCCGCGAGCATCGGCTTCCACCCCGCCTTCGCCTGGCCTTTGCCTTATGGCCATGCCCGCGCCGATCACCGGATCGTCTTCGAGCGCGACGAGCCCGGCAGACTCAGCCGCATCGTAGCCGGCGGCCTGATCGGCCCCGCCGATCGCGACGCGCCGATCGAAGCGCGGACGCTGGCGCTCAACGACGACCTCTTCGCGGTCGATGCCTTGGTATGGGAATCGATCGAAAGCCAGTCGGTCCGCTATGGTGCCGCTAAAGGCCCGCAACTGCGGATCGACTTCCCCGACACCCCGATGCTCGGCATCTGGAGCAGGCCCGGCGCCGCGTTCGTCTGTGTCGAGCCGTGGCACGGCATTGCCGACCCCGAAGGCTTTACCGGCGAAATCTGGGACAAGCCGGGGATGATGCGGCTGGCACCCGGCGAGACGCGGGCGGTGGCTATGGCGGTCACGCTGGAACAGGATTCGTCACCCCGGACTTGA
- a CDS encoding RcnB family protein has protein sequence MRKFVLTALMAAVAMPAIAVPASAQSQREVRESRQDLREERRDLRQARRYGDGRDVRRERRDVRQARQEVREDVRDRNRVYGRNDWRTYRNTNRNLYARGNWNAPFRYNQFRAGARIAPAFYGQRYWINDPWRYRLPPVRGNQRWVRHYNDVVLVDYRRGIVIDTIRGFYF, from the coding sequence ATGCGTAAGTTTGTATTGACCGCGCTGATGGCAGCCGTCGCCATGCCGGCGATCGCCGTACCCGCCAGCGCGCAGTCGCAGCGCGAAGTGCGCGAAAGCCGCCAGGATTTGCGCGAAGAGCGCCGCGACCTGCGCCAGGCGCGGCGTTATGGCGATGGCCGCGATGTCCGCCGCGAACGCCGTGACGTCCGCCAGGCGCGCCAGGAAGTCCGCGAAGACGTTCGCGATCGCAACCGGGTCTATGGCCGCAACGATTGGCGCACCTATCGCAACACCAATCGCAACCTGTATGCACGCGGCAACTGGAATGCGCCGTTCCGTTACAACCAGTTCCGCGCCGGTGCGCGGATCGCGCCGGCCTTTTACGGCCAGCGTTACTGGATCAACGATCCGTGGCGCTATCGCCTGCCCCCGGTGCGGGGCAATCAGCGCTGGGTGCGCCACTATAACGACGTGGTGCTTGTCGATTACCGCCGGGGCATCGTGATCGACACGATCCGCGGGTTCTACTTCTAA
- a CDS encoding YceD family protein, with the protein MTPEFSRPHRLDQIGTGENRIHIEASDTERAALARRFDLQAIDRLVADYALRRDAAGVIVATGTLEGAVIQSCIASAAPVPASIAESFTIRFLPTPDADTPDEVELDSDDCDTVFYSGGAVDLGDAAAETLALALDPFPRSPAAEAALREAGVLREEELRPVTGLSGLADLLKKG; encoded by the coding sequence ATGACCCCCGAATTCTCCCGCCCGCACCGCCTCGACCAGATCGGCACCGGCGAGAACCGGATCCATATCGAAGCCAGCGACACCGAGCGCGCGGCGCTCGCACGCCGGTTCGACCTGCAGGCGATCGACCGCCTCGTCGCCGACTATGCGCTCCGCCGCGATGCTGCTGGCGTCATCGTCGCCACCGGCACGCTCGAGGGCGCGGTGATCCAGTCGTGCATCGCCAGCGCCGCCCCGGTGCCTGCGTCGATCGCCGAAAGCTTCACGATCCGCTTCCTCCCCACCCCCGATGCCGACACCCCCGACGAAGTCGAACTCGACTCCGATGATTGCGACACCGTCTTCTATTCGGGCGGCGCGGTCGACCTGGGCGACGCCGCCGCAGAGACGCTGGCGCTCGCGCTCGATCCGTTCCCCCGCAGCCCCGCCGCCGAAGCCGCGCTGCGCGAAGCAGGCGTGCTGCGCGAGGAGGAGCTACGCCCGGTCACCGGCCTGTCGGGGCTGGCCGATCTGCTGAAGAAGGGCTGA
- a CDS encoding peptide chain release factor 3: MTKVVELTPQDRRTFAIISHPDAGKTTLTEKLLLFGGAIHLAGEVKARGQARRARSDWMKIEQQRGISVTSSVMTFERQGITFNLLDTPGHEDFSEDTYRTLTAVDSAVMVIDAAKGIEPQTRKLFEVCRLRSVPIITFVNKVDREGRPPFELLDEVADMLQLDVCPMTWPVGMGGQFEGIFDLVDNRLLLPEGDSREFQGKVEQYRGLDDPDLANTLSPEGVDRLREEAELAVAGYADFDGDRYRAGDLTPVYFGSALKEFGVDSLIDAIARHAPSPRPQPAEPAPVQPSDSEVTGFIFKVQANMDPNHRDRIAFMRLCSGVFKRGMKLTPSGHGKPIAIHSPILFFARERELADEAYPGDIIGIPNHGVLRVGDTLSEKPGVRFTGLPNFAPEILRRVQLKDFTKTKQLRKALDDMAEEGVTQVFYPEIGSNWIIGVVGQLQLEVLLSRLDAEYKVAAGLEPAPFDTARWVSADDPAELKTFMELNRTSMAKDRDDNPVFLAKSAWEVNYIAERYPAVKFAATRER, translated from the coding sequence ATGACGAAAGTAGTAGAATTGACCCCCCAAGACCGCCGTACCTTCGCGATCATCTCGCATCCCGATGCGGGCAAGACCACGCTCACCGAAAAGCTGCTGCTGTTCGGCGGCGCGATCCATCTTGCCGGTGAGGTCAAGGCGCGCGGCCAGGCGCGGCGCGCGCGATCGGACTGGATGAAGATCGAGCAGCAGCGCGGCATCTCGGTCACCTCTTCGGTAATGACCTTCGAGCGGCAGGGGATCACCTTCAACCTCCTCGACACGCCGGGGCATGAGGATTTCAGCGAGGATACCTATCGCACGCTGACCGCGGTCGATTCGGCGGTGATGGTGATCGACGCCGCCAAGGGCATCGAGCCGCAGACGCGCAAATTGTTCGAAGTCTGCCGCCTGCGCAGCGTGCCGATCATCACCTTCGTCAACAAGGTCGATCGCGAGGGCCGCCCGCCGTTCGAATTGCTCGACGAAGTCGCCGACATGCTCCAGCTCGACGTGTGCCCGATGACCTGGCCGGTCGGCATGGGCGGCCAGTTCGAGGGAATTTTCGATCTCGTCGACAACCGCTTGTTATTGCCCGAGGGCGACAGCCGTGAATTCCAGGGCAAGGTCGAGCAATATCGCGGGCTCGACGATCCCGATCTCGCGAACACGCTCAGCCCCGAGGGCGTCGATCGGCTGCGCGAGGAGGCCGAGCTGGCGGTGGCTGGCTATGCCGATTTCGATGGCGACCGCTATCGCGCGGGCGATCTGACCCCGGTCTATTTCGGATCGGCGCTCAAGGAATTCGGCGTTGATTCGCTCATCGACGCGATCGCGCGTCATGCGCCCAGTCCGCGCCCGCAGCCCGCCGAGCCCGCACCGGTGCAGCCTTCGGACAGCGAAGTCACCGGCTTCATCTTCAAGGTCCAGGCCAATATGGACCCCAACCACCGCGACCGGATCGCGTTCATGCGGCTGTGCTCGGGCGTCTTCAAGCGCGGCATGAAGCTGACCCCCAGCGGCCATGGCAAGCCGATCGCGATCCATTCGCCGATCCTGTTCTTCGCCCGCGAACGCGAACTGGCCGACGAGGCCTATCCGGGCGACATCATCGGCATCCCCAACCACGGCGTGCTTCGCGTCGGCGATACGCTGAGCGAAAAGCCGGGGGTGCGCTTCACCGGCCTGCCCAATTTCGCGCCTGAAATCCTGCGCCGGGTTCAGCTCAAGGATTTCACCAAGACCAAGCAGCTTCGCAAGGCGCTCGACGACATGGCCGAAGAGGGGGTGACCCAGGTCTTCTACCCCGAGATCGGATCGAACTGGATCATCGGCGTGGTCGGGCAGCTCCAGCTCGAAGTGCTGCTCAGCCGGCTCGATGCCGAATATAAGGTGGCGGCAGGCCTCGAGCCCGCGCCGTTCGACACCGCGCGCTGGGTGTCGGCGGACGATCCTGCCGAGCTCAAGACCTTCATGGAGCTCAACCGGACGTCGATGGCGAAGGATCGCGACGACAATCCGGTCTTCCTCGCGAAATCGGCATGGGAGGTGAACTACATCGCCGAACGCTATCCCGCGGTGAAGTTCGCCGCGACCCGCGAACGCTGA
- the pheT gene encoding phenylalanine--tRNA ligase subunit beta encodes MKFTLGWLREHLDTDASLDTILVTLTRIGLEVEGVENPGEALAAFRIARVLTAERHPQADKLQVLSVDTGDGAPLQVVCGAPNARAGMIGVLGLPGAVVPSNGMQLKVSAIRGVESNGMMCSSRELELGDDHDGIIELPADAPVGMAFPDYAGIDDPVIDVSITPNRQDCMGVRGIARDLAAAGLGTLKPFTVPTPATTGAGPDVRTDDAEGCPAFYAQSVAGVVNRAAPDWMQRRLKAIGQKPISALVDITNYVMIDLGRPLHVYDRAKLSGGLVARRAQAGEQVLALNGKTYALDAGMTVIADDAQVHDIGGIMGGEESGVSDTTTDVLIECAYFTPEAIARTGQKLNLTSDARGRFERGVDPAFLDDGLAIACAMVLDLCGGTASGVTRAGEPPLAMPSFAYDPALAERLGGLSVAPERQRDILARLGFAVTDDWQVTPPSWRRDIDGPADLVEEVVRIEGIDSVPSVPLPRPDGVARPTATPEQKIERKVRRSAAARGLHEAVTWSFIPEPQAAVFGGGAWTLANPISEDMKVMRPSLLPGLLSAVQRNLSRGASSVRLFEVGRRYLADAAGAPDERATLTLVLAGERTPRGWQAGKPQRFDAFDAKAEALALLEAAGAPVANLQVMPVLSTVEGGEAGDAWHPGQSATLRLGPKTVLARFGMLHPGVLKAFDIAGDVAAVELFLDALPPKRASGFMRPAFAPPALQAVTRDFAFTVSPALAAGDLVRAIRGSDKAAIVDARVFDVFERATDEGVERSMAVEVTLQPGEKSFTDAELKAVADKVVAAAAKLGAVLRG; translated from the coding sequence ATGAAGTTTACGCTTGGCTGGCTGCGCGAGCATCTCGACACCGACGCATCGCTCGACACGATCCTGGTCACGCTGACGCGGATCGGCCTCGAGGTCGAAGGCGTCGAGAATCCCGGCGAGGCGCTGGCGGCGTTCCGCATCGCGCGCGTGCTCACCGCCGAGCGGCATCCGCAGGCCGACAAGTTGCAGGTGCTGTCGGTCGATACCGGCGACGGCGCGCCGCTGCAGGTGGTGTGCGGCGCCCCCAATGCGCGCGCCGGCATGATCGGCGTGCTCGGGCTGCCCGGCGCGGTGGTGCCGTCGAACGGGATGCAGCTCAAGGTGTCGGCGATCCGCGGGGTCGAATCGAACGGCATGATGTGTTCGTCGCGCGAGCTCGAGCTTGGCGACGACCATGACGGTATCATCGAACTGCCCGCCGATGCGCCGGTGGGCATGGCGTTCCCCGATTATGCCGGGATCGACGATCCGGTGATCGACGTGTCGATCACCCCCAATCGCCAGGATTGCATGGGCGTGCGCGGCATCGCGCGCGATCTGGCGGCGGCGGGGCTCGGGACGCTCAAGCCGTTCACGGTGCCCACGCCCGCGACCACCGGCGCTGGTCCCGATGTCCGCACCGACGATGCCGAGGGCTGCCCCGCCTTCTACGCGCAATCGGTGGCGGGCGTCGTCAACCGCGCCGCACCCGATTGGATGCAGCGCCGGCTCAAGGCGATCGGCCAGAAGCCGATCTCGGCGCTGGTCGACATCACCAATTATGTGATGATCGATCTCGGCCGTCCGCTGCACGTCTATGACCGCGCCAAGCTGTCGGGCGGGCTGGTCGCGCGGCGCGCGCAGGCTGGCGAGCAGGTGCTCGCGCTCAACGGCAAGACCTATGCGCTCGATGCGGGCATGACCGTCATCGCCGACGACGCGCAGGTGCACGACATCGGCGGCATCATGGGCGGCGAGGAGTCGGGCGTGTCCGACACCACCACCGACGTGCTGATCGAATGCGCCTATTTCACCCCCGAGGCCATCGCCCGCACCGGCCAGAAGCTCAACCTCACCTCGGACGCGCGCGGGCGGTTCGAGCGCGGTGTCGATCCGGCGTTCCTCGACGACGGGCTGGCGATTGCTTGCGCGATGGTGCTCGACCTGTGCGGCGGCACCGCCAGCGGTGTCACCCGTGCGGGCGAGCCACCGCTGGCGATGCCTAGCTTCGCCTATGATCCGGCGCTGGCGGAGCGGCTGGGCGGCCTGTCGGTCGCGCCCGAGCGCCAGCGCGACATTCTGGCGCGGCTGGGCTTCGCGGTCACCGACGATTGGCAGGTAACCCCGCCAAGCTGGCGGCGCGACATCGATGGCCCCGCCGATCTGGTCGAGGAAGTGGTGCGGATCGAAGGGATCGACAGCGTTCCCTCGGTGCCGCTGCCACGCCCCGACGGCGTCGCGCGCCCAACCGCTACCCCTGAGCAAAAGATCGAGCGCAAGGTCCGCCGCTCGGCGGCGGCGCGCGGGCTGCACGAGGCGGTGACGTGGAGCTTCATCCCCGAGCCCCAAGCGGCGGTGTTCGGCGGCGGCGCATGGACGCTCGCCAACCCGATCAGCGAGGATATGAAGGTCATGCGCCCCTCGCTGCTGCCCGGCCTGCTGTCGGCGGTGCAGCGCAACCTCAGCCGCGGCGCGAGCAGCGTCCGCTTGTTCGAGGTCGGGCGGCGCTACCTCGCCGACGCCGCAGGCGCACCCGACGAACGCGCGACGCTGACGCTGGTGCTGGCGGGCGAGCGTACACCGCGCGGCTGGCAGGCGGGCAAGCCGCAGCGCTTCGACGCCTTCGATGCCAAGGCCGAGGCGCTGGCGTTGCTCGAGGCGGCAGGCGCGCCTGTGGCGAACCTGCAGGTGATGCCTGTCCTGAGCACGGTCGAAGGAGGTGAGGCGGGCGATGCCTGGCACCCCGGCCAGTCGGCGACGCTGCGGCTCGGGCCGAAGACCGTGCTGGCGCGCTTCGGGATGCTGCATCCGGGCGTGCTCAAGGCGTTCGACATTGCCGGCGACGTCGCGGCGGTCGAGCTGTTCCTCGACGCGCTGCCGCCCAAGCGCGCGAGCGGCTTCATGCGCCCGGCGTTCGCGCCCCCCGCATTGCAGGCGGTGACTCGCGACTTCGCCTTCACCGTGTCGCCGGCGCTGGCGGCGGGCGATCTGGTGCGCGCGATCCGGGGGTCCGACAAGGCGGCGATCGTCGATGCGCGGGTGTTCGACGTGTTCGAACGCGCGACCGACGAGGGCGTCGAACGCTCGATGGCGGTCGAGGTGACGTTGCAGCCTGGCGAGAAGAGCTTCACCGATGCCGAGCTGAAGGCGGTGGCGGACAAGGTGGTGGCGGCGGCGGCGAAGCTGGGGGCGGTGTTGCGGGGGTGA
- the pheS gene encoding phenylalanine--tRNA ligase subunit alpha: protein MTTDLDQLRSDLLGAIDAADTLDAIEGVRVAALGKQGNVTALLKTLGGMSPDERQTAGPRIQALREAVTTAIADRKAALERAALDARLASETLDMTLPAGGVAPGSVHPVSQVMDELAEIFADLGFAVATGPEIEDDWHNFTALNIAETHPARAMHDTFYFPDDNSEGGVQRMLLRTHTSPVQIRTMLQQKPPIRIIAPGRVYRSDSDATHTPMFHQIEGLVIDRGITLGHLKWTLETFLKAFFERDDIVLRLRASYFPFTEPSAEVDVGYTIEKGKRVIGGSGDAANGGWMEVLGSGMVHPKVIAACGLDPDEWQGFAFGTGVDRLAMLKYGMDDLRAFFDGDLRWLKHYGFGALDVPTIAGGVGA, encoded by the coding sequence ATGACCACCGACCTCGACCAACTGCGATCCGACCTGCTGGGCGCGATCGACGCCGCCGACACCCTCGATGCGATCGAGGGGGTGCGCGTCGCGGCGCTGGGAAAACAGGGCAATGTCACCGCCTTGCTCAAGACGCTGGGCGGCATGTCGCCCGACGAGCGCCAGACCGCAGGCCCCCGCATCCAGGCGCTGCGCGAAGCGGTGACGACCGCAATCGCCGATCGCAAGGCCGCGCTCGAACGCGCCGCGCTCGATGCCCGGCTGGCGAGCGAGACGCTAGACATGACGCTGCCCGCCGGCGGCGTCGCGCCCGGCAGCGTGCATCCGGTCAGCCAGGTGATGGACGAGCTCGCCGAAATCTTCGCCGACCTCGGCTTCGCGGTCGCGACCGGGCCTGAGATCGAGGACGATTGGCATAATTTCACCGCGCTCAACATCGCCGAGACGCATCCCGCACGCGCGATGCACGATACCTTCTATTTCCCCGACGATAACAGCGAGGGGGGCGTCCAGCGGATGCTGCTGCGGACGCACACCTCGCCGGTGCAGATCCGCACGATGCTACAGCAAAAGCCGCCGATCCGCATCATCGCGCCGGGCCGCGTCTATCGCAGCGACAGCGATGCCACGCACACCCCGATGTTCCACCAGATCGAGGGGCTGGTGATCGATCGCGGCATCACGCTCGGCCATCTGAAATGGACGCTCGAGACCTTCCTCAAGGCGTTCTTCGAGCGCGACGACATCGTGCTGCGGCTGCGCGCCAGCTATTTCCCCTTCACCGAACCCTCGGCCGAGGTCGATGTCGGCTACACGATCGAGAAGGGCAAGCGCGTGATCGGCGGATCGGGCGACGCCGCCAATGGCGGCTGGATGGAAGTGCTGGGCAGCGGGATGGTGCATCCCAAGGTGATCGCCGCGTGCGGGCTCGATCCCGACGAATGGCAGGGCTTTGCCTTCGGCACCGGGGTCGATCGGCTGGCGATGCTCAAATACGGCATGGATGACCTGCGCGCCTTCTTCGACGGCGATCTGCGCTGGCTGAAGCATTACGGGTTCGGCGCGCTCGACGTGCCCACGATTGCCGGGGGAGTCGGCGCATGA
- a CDS encoding LysE family translocator — protein sequence MALHTWWLYVTAVFVISATPGPNMLHVMVQSIQHGPRRALASMAGLMTANLIYLVASALGLGALLKASPGLYDALRYAGVAYLLWLGIKAWRAPVGMGEGAAVPVARRSLRVLYATGLGTGLSNPKLIVFAAALLPQFIDVGRPFVPQLGVLVATFMVIEAFWFGIYATGGRSLARWLAPANRQRLFNRVTGALFIGFGAALLGSRI from the coding sequence ATGGCACTTCACACCTGGTGGCTCTACGTCACCGCGGTCTTCGTGATCTCGGCGACGCCGGGGCCCAACATGCTCCACGTCATGGTCCAGAGCATCCAGCACGGCCCGCGCCGCGCGCTGGCGTCGATGGCGGGGCTGATGACCGCGAACCTGATCTACCTGGTCGCATCGGCGCTGGGGCTCGGCGCGCTGCTCAAGGCATCGCCGGGGCTGTACGATGCATTGCGCTATGCCGGGGTCGCCTATCTGCTGTGGCTCGGCATCAAGGCGTGGCGTGCGCCGGTGGGCATGGGCGAGGGCGCGGCGGTGCCGGTGGCGCGCCGATCGCTGCGCGTGCTGTATGCCACCGGCCTGGGCACCGGGCTGTCGAACCCCAAGCTGATCGTCTTCGCCGCGGCGCTGCTGCCGCAATTCATCGATGTCGGCCGCCCGTTCGTGCCGCAGCTCGGTGTGCTGGTCGCGACCTTCATGGTGATCGAGGCCTTTTGGTTCGGCATCTACGCCACCGGCGGGCGTTCGCTGGCGCGCTGGCTGGCACCTGCCAACCGCCAGCGGCTGTTCAACCGCGTGACGGGGGCGCTGTTCATCGGCTTCGGCGCGGCGCTGCTCGGCAGCCGCATCTGA
- a CDS encoding inositol monophosphatase family protein: MPISPPVSQADIDLAGRLADAAGAAIRPFYRAAYGLEVKDDASPVTLADKAAEAAMRRLIIAEQPMDAIVGEEEAARAGSSNRTWVLDPIDGTRAFISGRPIFGTLIALLVDDWPVLGVIDQPIIHERWVGVVGRGTTLNGVPAKTRICRELGQALLATTSPALFDDGQLHAFEHLEAETQSTVLGGDCYNYGCLASGHLDVVVEAGLKLHDFAALVPVVEGAGGRMCDWAGDPLHKGSVGEVIAAGDPARIDDILDALGCRGNH, from the coding sequence ATGCCAATATCCCCCCCAGTATCCCAAGCCGATATCGATCTCGCCGGCCGCCTCGCCGATGCCGCAGGCGCGGCGATCCGCCCCTTTTATCGCGCCGCGTACGGCCTTGAGGTCAAGGACGACGCCTCGCCGGTGACGCTCGCCGACAAGGCCGCCGAGGCGGCGATGCGTCGGTTGATCATCGCCGAGCAGCCGATGGACGCGATCGTCGGCGAGGAGGAAGCGGCCCGCGCGGGCAGCAGCAACCGGACCTGGGTGCTCGATCCGATCGACGGGACGCGCGCGTTCATCTCGGGCCGGCCGATCTTCGGGACGCTGATCGCCTTGCTGGTCGACGATTGGCCGGTGCTCGGCGTGATCGACCAGCCGATCATCCACGAGCGCTGGGTCGGCGTCGTCGGGCGCGGCACGACGCTCAACGGCGTGCCCGCCAAGACGCGGATATGCCGCGAGCTCGGCCAGGCATTGCTGGCAACGACCTCGCCCGCGCTGTTCGACGACGGCCAGTTGCACGCCTTCGAGCATCTCGAGGCCGAGACGCAGAGCACGGTGCTCGGCGGCGACTGCTATAATTATGGCTGCCTGGCCTCGGGGCATCTCGACGTGGTGGTCGAGGCGGGGCTGAAGCTGCACGACTTCGCCGCCTTGGTGCCGGTGGTCGAGGGTGCGGGCGGGCGGATGTGCGATTGGGCGGGCGATCCGCTGCACAAGGGGTCGGTCGGCGAAGTGATCGCGGCGGGCGATCCGGCACGGATCGACGACATTCTCGACGCGCTGGGGTGCCGCGGAAACCACTGA
- the rplT gene encoding 50S ribosomal protein L20, translating into MARVKRGVTTRSKHKRILDQAKGYYGRRKNTIRIARQAVEKAGQYAYRDRKVKKRTFRGLWIQRINAGVRAEGLTYSQFMHGLKLAGVELDRKVLADIAMHEQAAFSAIIAQAKAALPQAA; encoded by the coding sequence ATGGCAAGAGTAAAGCGCGGGGTTACCACCCGCTCGAAGCACAAGCGGATTCTCGATCAGGCGAAGGGCTATTATGGCCGTCGCAAGAACACGATCCGCATCGCCCGCCAGGCAGTCGAAAAGGCCGGCCAGTACGCGTATCGCGACCGCAAGGTTAAGAAGCGCACGTTCCGCGGCCTGTGGATCCAGCGTATCAACGCCGGCGTCCGCGCCGAGGGCCTGACCTATTCGCAGTTCATGCACGGGCTGAAGCTCGCGGGCGTCGAACTCGACCGGAAGGTCCTGGCCGACATCGCGATGCACGAGCAAGCAGCGTTTAGCGCGATCATCGCGCAGGCGAAGGCGGCACTGCCCCAGGCCGCCTAA
- a CDS encoding ubiquinol-cytochrome C chaperone family protein, with product MGLLNRLFGRTEPREAATLYDQVVASARAEHWYLAGGVPDTVDGRFDMVAAVLAMVLLRLEQEQQEAGQLSASLAECFIDDMDGQLRQIGIGDITVGKHIGKMMGMLGGRLGAYRDGLAAGSLDAALVRNLYRGEAPAPAALAHTAESLMAMRSALIGTSIDTLRAGRLP from the coding sequence ATGGGCCTGCTGAACCGACTCTTCGGTCGCACCGAACCGCGCGAAGCCGCGACCTTGTACGATCAGGTGGTCGCAAGCGCGCGCGCCGAACATTGGTACCTCGCCGGCGGCGTACCCGACACCGTCGACGGGCGGTTCGACATGGTCGCCGCGGTGCTGGCAATGGTGCTGCTGCGGCTCGAGCAGGAGCAGCAGGAAGCCGGCCAATTGAGCGCGTCGCTCGCCGAATGCTTCATCGACGATATGGACGGCCAGCTGCGCCAGATCGGGATCGGCGACATCACCGTGGGCAAGCATATCGGCAAGATGATGGGGATGCTCGGCGGAAGGCTGGGCGCCTATCGTGACGGGCTGGCGGCGGGGTCGCTCGACGCCGCGCTGGTGCGCAACCTGTATCGCGGCGAGGCGCCCGCCCCGGCTGCACTGGCGCACACCGCCGAATCGCTGATGGCGATGCGCAGCGCGCTCATCGGCACCTCGATCGACACGCTGCGCGCCGGACGCCTGCCATGA
- the rpmI gene encoding 50S ribosomal protein L35 encodes MPKMKTKSGVKKRFKFTATGKIKHGVAGKRHRLMSHNSKYIRQNRGTSVVSDSDAGHVRLWAPYGLK; translated from the coding sequence ATGCCCAAGATGAAGACCAAGAGCGGTGTGAAGAAGCGCTTCAAGTTCACCGCTACCGGCAAGATCAAGCACGGCGTCGCTGGCAAGCGTCACCGTCTGATGAGCCACAATTCCAAATATATTCGCCAGAATCGCGGGACCTCGGTCGTCTCTGATTCGGATGCCGGTCACGTGCGCCTGTGGGCGCCGTACGGCCTGAAGTAA
- a CDS encoding outer membrane protein assembly factor BamE, producing MLPPMSPIGTRVFLPLLLIGVALSACTPLRSHQGYVIDPDLVNSVQPGVDNRESVLKTLGQPTLTGQFDKGEWYYVSRDSRNLAFNNPEAAKQTTLRIRFDEAGNVASIDRMGIEQVASVDPLKKKTPTLGRDKSFFQELFGNIGTVGAPGAGGGGPGGPN from the coding sequence ATGTTGCCCCCCATGTCGCCGATCGGCACCCGCGTCTTCCTTCCCTTGCTGTTGATCGGCGTGGCTTTGTCGGCCTGTACGCCGCTGCGCAGCCATCAGGGCTATGTGATCGATCCCGATCTGGTGAACTCGGTCCAGCCCGGCGTCGACAATCGCGAATCGGTCCTCAAGACGCTGGGCCAGCCGACGCTGACCGGACAGTTCGACAAGGGCGAGTGGTATTATGTCTCGCGCGACAGCCGCAATCTGGCGTTCAATAACCCCGAAGCCGCCAAGCAAACGACACTGCGCATCCGCTTCGACGAAGCTGGCAATGTCGCGAGCATTGATCGGATGGGGATCGAGCAAGTTGCCTCGGTCGATCCGCTGAAGAAGAAGACGCCGACGCTGGGCCGCGACAAGAGCTTCTTCCAGGAGCTGTTCGGCAACATCGGCACCGTTGGCGCGCCGGGCGCGGGCGGTGGCGGTCCGGGCGGCCCCAACTAG